A single window of Armatimonadota bacterium DNA harbors:
- a CDS encoding type III pantothenate kinase has protein sequence MLLALNINNTQIKVGVYRDAALLVHWRLATVLDRTDDEYAMLLRALFQHAGMEFAGVEAAAISSVVPPLTDVFDRLCRRYFRVTPLVVGPGVRTGIRILYENPKEVGADRICNAVAVYARYGGPAIVVDFGTATTFTAVSADGDFLGGAIAPGIGISVDALAEHTAQLPRIELSKPRTVIGRSTVTAMQAGIVYGFVGQVEEIIRRMRAELGAPAVVVATGGWAELIADECRSIDHLDPLLTLEGLRLIHERNRPAARGVEAVER, from the coding sequence ATGCTGCTGGCCCTGAACATCAACAACACCCAGATCAAGGTCGGTGTCTACCGGGACGCGGCGCTGCTGGTCCACTGGCGCCTGGCCACGGTCCTGGACAGGACCGACGACGAGTACGCCATGCTCCTGCGGGCGCTGTTCCAGCACGCCGGGATGGAGTTCGCCGGAGTGGAGGCGGCCGCCATCTCCTCGGTGGTGCCGCCGCTCACCGACGTCTTCGACCGCCTGTGCCGTCGGTACTTCCGGGTCACGCCTCTGGTGGTGGGCCCCGGGGTGCGCACCGGGATCCGGATCCTGTACGAGAACCCCAAGGAGGTGGGGGCGGACCGGATCTGCAATGCGGTGGCCGTGTACGCCCGGTACGGGGGGCCCGCCATCGTGGTGGACTTCGGCACCGCCACCACCTTCACCGCGGTGTCCGCCGACGGGGACTTCCTGGGCGGCGCCATCGCGCCCGGCATCGGCATCTCGGTGGACGCCCTGGCCGAGCACACGGCCCAGCTCCCCCGCATCGAGCTCAGCAAGCCCCGCACCGTGATCGGCCGCTCCACCGTCACCGCCATGCAGGCCGGCATCGTCTACGGTTTCGTGGGACAGGTGGAGGAGATCATCCGCCGGATGCGGGCGGAACTGGGCGCGCCCGCGGTGGTGGTGGCCACCGGCGGGTGGGCGGAGCTGATCGCCGACGAGTGCCGGTCCATCGACCACCTGGACCCGCTGCTGACCCTGGAGGGCCTGCGGCTCATCCACGAACGCAACCGCCCGGCGGCCCGGGGCGTGGAGGCGGTAGAGCGGTGA